In one Candidatus Zixiibacteriota bacterium genomic region, the following are encoded:
- the prfB gene encoding peptide chain release factor 2 (programmed frameshift), which produces MIAELKYKVPDLKSRLEKLRGIFDLEGRKKKIAELEEKSAQSGFWNDTQTAQAILKEASAHKKWVDSHVRLEKELNDLIELSEMVDKDSVEAGEVGDSFERLVKDIDSMEFSTQLSGPDDHRDAILNIHPGAGGTESQDWADMLFRMYNRWAERRGFSVELLDYQPGDEAGLKSATLEIKGEYAFGYLKAESGVHRLVRISPFDANSRRHTSFVSVHVYPLIEDNVQVDIRDEDIRIDTYRASGAGGQHVNKTSSAIRITHIPSNIVVTCQTERSQLKNKESAFIVLKSRLYQLHREEEAKKMEKFDKTKKKIEWGSQIRSYVFHPYNMVKDHRTDCETSNVQLVMDGDLDAFIQAYLSDPDLKDQVV; this is translated from the exons ATGATTGCTGAACTGAAATACAAAGTCCCTGACCTAAAATCCCGTCTTGAGAAGCTC CGAGGTATCTTTGACCTTGAGGGAAGAAAAAAGAAAATAGCCGAACTCGAAGAAAAATCAGCTCAATCTGGCTTTTGGAATGACACCCAAACCGCTCAGGCAATTCTCAAAGAAGCATCGGCGCACAAAAAGTGGGTTGACTCCCATGTTAGGCTTGAAAAGGAACTGAACGACCTTATTGAACTCAGTGAGATGGTTGACAAGGATTCTGTCGAAGCCGGCGAGGTGGGGGACTCATTCGAGCGGCTTGTCAAAGATATCGACTCGATGGAATTTTCCACCCAGCTTTCGGGACCCGATGACCACCGCGACGCAATTCTCAACATCCACCCCGGAGCCGGTGGAACTGAATCGCAGGACTGGGCCGATATGCTTTTCCGCATGTACAACCGCTGGGCCGAGCGGCGTGGGTTTTCTGTGGAGTTGCTGGACTACCAGCCCGGCGACGAAGCTGGCCTGAAATCCGCGACACTCGAGATCAAAGGTGAATACGCCTTCGGCTACCTCAAAGCTGAATCGGGTGTGCATAGACTTGTGCGAATTTCACCTTTTGATGCCAATTCACGACGACACACTTCGTTTGTTTCAGTCCATGTCTATCCCCTTATCGAAGACAATGTCCAAGTTGACATTCGAGACGAAGATATTCGCATCGACACCTACCGTGCCTCGGGCGCTGGCGGCCAGCATGTCAATAAAACATCCTCGGCTATTCGTATCACACACATTCCGTCAAACATAGTCGTGACGTGCCAAACCGAGCGAAGTCAGCTCAAAAATAAAGAGTCGGCATTTATTGTATTGAAGTCGCGCCTGTACCAGCTTCATCGCGAGGAAGAAGCCAAAAAAATGGAGAAATTCGACAAGACTAAAAAGAAAATCGAATGGGGTTCACAGATTCGCTCGTATGTCTTCCATCCCTATAATATGGTCAAAGACCATCGCACCGACTGCGAAACATCGAATGTCCAACTCGTAATGGACGGCGATCTAGATGCATTTATTCAGGCTTATCTATCCGACCCTGACCTCAAAGATCAGGTCGTGTAA
- the pta gene encoding phosphate acetyltransferase, whose translation MLQIRERAKAKKLRVVLPEGTEPRIILAAKKLLSEGMASVTLLGDENEVSARAKEHGLNTNKVQIVNPISAVEYNSYVAELVEIRKSKGLSQRDAQALIASPLYFGAMLVRHDLADASVAGSVNTTGDVLRAALHVIGMKTGINTVSSSFLMVMPKFHDVRNKAFLFGDCAVVPNPSAEQLATIALSTSETFERLIGEKPRVALLSFSTKGSASHPDVDKVLMALKILKSDHPDLEVDGELQLDAAIMPEVAARKAPESSVAGKANVLIFPDLDSGNIGYKLTERFGGATAIGPILQGLAKPANDLSRGCTVDDIVDTVAIALLMKG comes from the coding sequence ATGCTGCAAATTCGTGAACGTGCTAAAGCCAAAAAGCTAAGGGTAGTCCTTCCCGAGGGAACAGAGCCAAGGATAATTCTGGCGGCCAAAAAACTCCTCTCAGAAGGGATGGCATCGGTAACGCTTCTTGGTGATGAAAATGAGGTCTCCGCGCGCGCCAAAGAGCATGGCCTGAACACAAATAAAGTACAGATTGTCAACCCGATCTCGGCGGTTGAGTATAATTCATATGTCGCTGAACTCGTTGAAATCCGCAAGAGCAAGGGTTTGTCCCAACGAGATGCGCAGGCTCTGATCGCAAGTCCGCTTTATTTTGGAGCGATGCTGGTGCGACACGACCTGGCCGATGCTTCGGTTGCAGGTTCGGTCAACACGACTGGCGATGTTCTCCGCGCCGCACTCCATGTGATAGGTATGAAAACAGGAATCAATACGGTTTCGAGTTCGTTTCTTATGGTGATGCCGAAATTTCATGACGTGCGCAATAAAGCATTTTTATTCGGCGACTGCGCCGTTGTTCCCAATCCAAGCGCAGAGCAGCTTGCGACAATCGCCCTCTCGACATCTGAGACTTTTGAACGTCTCATTGGCGAGAAACCGCGGGTAGCATTGCTCTCGTTTTCCACCAAAGGTTCGGCGTCGCATCCCGATGTGGACAAAGTTCTAATGGCTCTAAAGATACTCAAATCTGACCACCCAGACCTTGAAGTCGACGGGGAATTGCAACTCGATGCCGCAATCATGCCCGAAGTTGCCGCCCGCAAGGCACCTGAGTCTTCGGTTGCAGGTAAGGCTAATGTGCTTATCTTTCCTGACCTCGATTCCGGCAATATCGGCTACAAACTTACCGAGAGATTTGGCGGAGCGACGGCTATCGGTCCGATTCTTCAGGGACTAGCCAAACCCGCAAACGACCTTTCGCGCGGATGCACGGTCGATGACATTGTTGACACCGTTGCGATTGCATTGCTTATGAAAGGTTAA
- a CDS encoding pyridoxal phosphate-dependent aminotransferase, giving the protein MPLSHLAEEICDPPTLKLSQKARDLKAQGEAVIHLGSGEPLNKTPQSAIDHCRKLLETGEIRYSPTEGAPTLIQAIIGYTEKNYAKTVDKQNVIVCNGAKHALYTLIMTIINPDEEVIIPAPYWVSYPELVKMAYGQPVIVPCTNDQFFPNMTDISAAVTSKTRAIIINSPNNPSGAIFPDALIKELVDFCAKNDLYLIMDDIYHKLAFDNQTPVSCYSFSNGNPETSKLVVINGVSKLYGMTGFRIGWAVANHRVIAGMSTIAAQTVSCASILTQTAAVGALTGDQAPVESLRLTLQNNRDIMLRELKQLANVKVRVPKGTFYCLPDFSAYEKDSVKLSEYLLEKALVVTIPGKEFGIEGHLRLSYCGSEQDIIEGVARIKWALDTQSPDTIQIGNRTVRRK; this is encoded by the coding sequence ATGCCATTAAGTCATCTGGCCGAAGAAATCTGCGATCCTCCAACCCTGAAACTGAGTCAAAAAGCGCGCGACCTCAAAGCTCAGGGCGAAGCCGTGATTCACCTCGGTTCGGGAGAACCTCTTAATAAAACTCCGCAGTCGGCCATTGATCACTGCCGTAAGCTTTTGGAGACCGGTGAAATCAGATACTCGCCCACAGAAGGGGCGCCGACTCTGATTCAAGCTATCATCGGCTACACCGAAAAGAATTACGCGAAGACGGTTGACAAGCAGAATGTCATCGTCTGTAACGGAGCCAAGCACGCTCTCTATACATTGATAATGACTATTATCAATCCCGATGAAGAGGTTATCATCCCGGCGCCTTATTGGGTAAGTTATCCTGAACTTGTCAAGATGGCGTATGGGCAGCCTGTGATTGTCCCATGCACCAACGACCAGTTTTTCCCGAATATGACTGATATTTCCGCGGCTGTGACTTCGAAAACACGGGCCATCATAATCAATAGTCCGAATAATCCTTCGGGCGCTATCTTTCCTGACGCATTGATAAAAGAGCTTGTTGATTTTTGCGCCAAAAATGACCTCTACCTTATCATGGATGATATTTACCACAAGCTGGCTTTCGACAACCAGACCCCGGTCTCATGCTATTCGTTCTCGAACGGTAATCCTGAGACATCGAAGCTTGTTGTGATAAACGGAGTGTCAAAACTTTACGGCATGACCGGATTTCGTATCGGCTGGGCGGTGGCCAATCACCGGGTAATTGCCGGAATGAGCACTATCGCGGCACAGACGGTCTCGTGCGCATCGATTCTAACTCAGACAGCCGCCGTCGGCGCGCTGACCGGTGATCAGGCTCCGGTGGAATCCCTCAGGTTGACATTACAGAATAATCGCGATATTATGCTCCGCGAATTAAAGCAGTTGGCCAATGTAAAGGTCAGGGTTCCAAAAGGGACATTTTATTGTCTTCCAGATTTCAGCGCCTACGAGAAGGACTCCGTGAAACTCTCCGAGTACCTGCTCGAGAAAGCTCTGGTGGTTACGATTCCGGGAAAGGAATTTGGGATTGAAGGACATTTACGCCTCAGCTATTGCGGCTCGGAACAAGATATTATTGAGGGTGTCGCGCGAATTAAATGGGCGCTTGATACCCAGTCACCCGATACGATACAGATAGGCAATCGAACGGTAAGGAGAAAGTAA
- the pckA gene encoding phosphoenolpyruvate carboxykinase (ATP) gives MTKRLNLETPALAQAESLKSEYGLDKLGMTNLKTIYWNLPAASLYEEIVFRNEGQITEGGAITVDTGQHTARAAQDKFIVKESSSDKHIWWGSYNRSFPDEKFTAIFKRMNDFLRERDVFVQDCYGGADTAYRLPVRVITEYAWHSLFAQNMLISPTTIEERKKFIPQFTVISLPSFQATPETDGTRTPTFILLNFDQKLCLIGGTGYGGEIKKSVFTLLNYLLPLQDVLTMHCSANVGKDKDVAVFFGLSGTGKTTLSADASRSLIGDDEHGWSDRGVFNFEGGCYAKVIRLSPSAEPQIYSTTSRFGTVLENVVFDPITRKLDLDSDARTENTRAAYPLNFISNAVPEKMAGHPKNIIMLTCDASGVMPPIAKLSPEQAMYHFISGYTSKVGGTEIGMSKQPSLTFSACFGAPFMVHHPSYYANMLKTRILKHKVSCWLVNTGWTGGPFGVGKRMSIQHTRTLLNAALTGKLDGINYYTDPVFGFQVPTRCEGVPDNVLNPAETWADQNAFREKYLWLASQFIENFKKYEEGTPPEVINAGPVVREFTTIGKS, from the coding sequence ATGACGAAACGCCTCAATTTGGAAACACCGGCGTTGGCTCAGGCGGAATCGCTCAAAAGCGAATATGGTCTCGACAAACTTGGAATGACCAACCTCAAAACTATCTATTGGAATCTGCCAGCCGCAAGCCTCTACGAGGAAATCGTATTTCGTAATGAGGGACAAATCACAGAAGGCGGCGCTATTACGGTAGACACCGGTCAGCATACTGCCCGCGCCGCGCAGGACAAGTTTATTGTCAAGGAATCTTCAAGCGATAAGCATATTTGGTGGGGATCATACAACCGTTCTTTCCCTGACGAAAAATTCACCGCCATTTTTAAGCGGATGAACGACTTTCTTCGGGAACGGGATGTATTTGTCCAAGACTGCTATGGCGGGGCCGATACGGCGTACCGGCTTCCCGTGCGAGTCATCACAGAATATGCATGGCATTCCCTTTTCGCCCAGAATATGCTGATTTCACCAACGACCATTGAAGAGCGCAAGAAGTTTATCCCTCAGTTTACTGTCATAAGCCTTCCATCGTTTCAGGCGACTCCGGAAACCGATGGCACCCGCACGCCGACTTTTATTCTTCTCAATTTCGACCAGAAGCTGTGTCTTATCGGCGGTACGGGATACGGCGGTGAGATTAAGAAATCAGTTTTCACACTTCTTAATTATCTTCTTCCTCTTCAAGATGTCCTTACCATGCACTGCTCGGCGAATGTCGGCAAAGACAAGGATGTCGCGGTCTTTTTTGGACTGAGCGGCACGGGCAAGACCACGCTTTCCGCCGATGCAAGTCGTTCACTTATTGGCGACGACGAGCATGGCTGGAGCGATAGGGGCGTGTTCAATTTCGAAGGCGGCTGTTACGCAAAAGTCATCCGCCTTTCTCCAAGCGCTGAACCGCAAATCTATTCAACTACAAGCCGTTTCGGAACTGTTCTTGAAAATGTTGTGTTTGATCCGATCACACGCAAGCTCGACTTGGACAGCGATGCCCGCACTGAAAACACCAGGGCTGCATATCCGTTGAATTTTATTTCTAACGCCGTCCCTGAGAAAATGGCCGGCCATCCAAAAAATATTATCATGCTTACCTGCGATGCTTCGGGTGTCATGCCACCTATCGCCAAATTATCGCCAGAACAGGCTATGTACCACTTTATATCGGGATATACATCCAAAGTCGGTGGAACCGAAATCGGCATGAGCAAGCAGCCATCGTTGACATTCAGCGCCTGCTTTGGCGCACCATTTATGGTGCACCACCCGTCGTATTACGCCAATATGCTTAAAACCCGAATACTCAAACATAAAGTCAGCTGCTGGCTGGTCAACACCGGCTGGACTGGCGGTCCGTTTGGAGTTGGTAAAAGAATGTCAATTCAGCATACCCGCACTCTGCTGAATGCGGCTCTTACTGGTAAACTTGATGGTATTAACTATTACACCGATCCGGTTTTCGGATTCCAAGTCCCCACCCGATGTGAAGGCGTTCCTGACAATGTGCTCAATCCGGCTGAGACATGGGCTGATCAGAATGCATTCCGCGAAAAATATTTGTGGCTCGCCTCGCAGTTCATCGAGAATTTCAAGAAGTACGAAGAAGGCACGCCTCCGGAAGTCATAAACGCCGGGCCGGTAGTGAGAGAGTTTACTACAATCGGCAAAAGCTGA
- a CDS encoding zinc ribbon domain-containing protein — MPTYEYRCLDCEHKFEEIQTMSAPAIEICPKCGGKAQRHISGGAGLIFKGSGFYITDYRSDSYKSAASKDSGGASEKTTSDGGSSSSTDNKSDSSPAKSDSNAASKTATTPAPPVPSSSPAPAKSAEKSDKKKD; from the coding sequence ATGCCTACATACGAATATCGATGTCTCGACTGCGAACATAAGTTTGAGGAAATTCAAACTATGTCGGCGCCAGCCATTGAGATCTGTCCCAAATGCGGCGGGAAAGCTCAGCGTCACATTTCCGGCGGAGCCGGGCTAATCTTTAAGGGCTCAGGCTTCTATATCACCGATTACCGCAGCGACTCCTACAAAAGTGCGGCCTCGAAAGACAGCGGCGGCGCAAGCGAGAAAACGACATCGGACGGCGGCTCTTCCTCATCCACCGATAATAAGAGCGACAGCAGCCCGGCTAAATCTGACAGCAACGCCGCCTCAAAAACTGCCACCACACCGGCGCCTCCCGTCCCATCGAGTTCACCAGCGCCAGCCAAATCGGCGGAAAAGTCGGATAAAAAGAAAGATTAG
- a CDS encoding FAD-linked oxidase C-terminal domain-containing protein, whose amino-acid sequence MTRSPQLFELLRKALKAPDSLFLDIEKYPKYHRDATGLSQKPQAILLAENKCDIITAVKFCVEHNIPITPRGAGTGLSGGCVPSSKGIVISTEKLDSIDLHPDKQLALCGPGVITKALQIAAAEFGLTYPPDPASYGESTLGGNVAEGAGGLRCKRFGVTKDYVLGIEAVTMKGSLLKTGYYNDCAGMSLADLLIASEGTLAIITELALSLIPTPNRGTTILVTFEKPKDAAQTVSDITAQGIIPTVLEFLDGNAAACSNAFEKTDGLDNNTGAILLIETGAGDNNVETKLIRAICEANSCNYITIEETPVKAEELWRVRRNLSRAIKASVKCFISEDVAVPNTKFPELVDFVAQMNQNGPLRVVSFGHAGDGNLHAVFLSDDDSPAGRKIMDQQVVLLMRKTLELGGTLTGEHGIGLAKREFLPWEFDKPTIKAMRAIKEVFDPENLLNPDKLFDDTK is encoded by the coding sequence ATGACTCGATCTCCTCAGCTTTTTGAACTGCTCCGCAAAGCCCTCAAAGCTCCAGATTCACTCTTTCTCGACATAGAGAAATACCCCAAGTACCATCGCGACGCGACCGGTTTGAGCCAAAAACCCCAAGCTATCCTGCTGGCTGAGAATAAATGCGACATAATAACGGCGGTGAAATTTTGTGTTGAACACAATATCCCGATTACCCCGCGCGGAGCGGGAACTGGCTTATCTGGAGGTTGTGTCCCAAGCTCGAAAGGGATAGTTATTTCGACTGAGAAGCTCGATTCAATTGACTTGCATCCCGACAAACAACTCGCGCTCTGCGGACCGGGAGTTATCACAAAGGCGCTGCAAATTGCCGCCGCCGAGTTTGGATTGACCTATCCCCCCGATCCAGCCTCGTACGGCGAGTCTACGCTTGGCGGCAATGTCGCCGAGGGTGCGGGCGGACTGCGATGCAAACGCTTTGGTGTCACAAAGGATTATGTGCTCGGAATTGAAGCGGTAACTATGAAGGGCTCTCTGTTGAAAACCGGCTATTACAACGACTGTGCGGGAATGTCACTTGCCGATCTACTCATTGCATCCGAAGGGACACTTGCTATTATCACCGAACTTGCCTTGAGCCTCATCCCAACTCCAAATCGCGGAACGACTATCCTTGTCACATTCGAAAAACCCAAAGACGCCGCCCAGACGGTCTCAGATATCACAGCGCAGGGTATAATCCCGACGGTGCTTGAATTCCTCGATGGCAATGCTGCCGCATGCTCCAACGCCTTTGAAAAGACCGATGGTCTCGACAATAATACTGGCGCAATCCTGCTCATAGAAACAGGCGCAGGCGACAACAATGTTGAAACAAAACTCATACGAGCCATCTGTGAGGCGAACTCCTGCAACTACATTACAATTGAGGAAACCCCGGTAAAAGCCGAAGAGCTTTGGCGAGTGAGGCGAAATCTCTCTCGAGCGATCAAGGCATCGGTCAAATGCTTTATTTCTGAAGATGTGGCTGTTCCGAACACGAAGTTTCCTGAACTTGTTGATTTTGTGGCTCAGATGAACCAAAACGGACCTCTGCGCGTCGTTTCGTTTGGCCATGCGGGTGACGGGAATTTGCACGCTGTCTTTTTGTCTGATGACGACTCCCCTGCTGGCCGAAAAATTATGGACCAGCAAGTCGTTTTGCTGATGAGGAAAACCCTTGAATTGGGCGGCACACTCACCGGAGAGCATGGAATCGGCCTGGCTAAACGGGAATTTCTTCCTTGGGAGTTTGACAAACCCACAATTAAGGCTATGCGAGCGATAAAAGAGGTTTTTGACCCCGAGAACCTGCTTAACCCCGACAAGCTTTTTGACGATACTAAGTGA